A genomic segment from Nymphalis io chromosome 15, ilAglIoxx1.1, whole genome shotgun sequence encodes:
- the LOC126773763 gene encoding myosin heavy chain, muscle isoform X15: MPKPQVQEGEDPDPTPYLFVSLEQKRIDQSKPYDGKKACWVPDEKEGFVQGEIKATKGDLVTVNLPGGETKDFKKDLVAQVNPPKYEKCEDMSNLTYLNDASVLYNLKQRYYHKLIYTYSGLFCVAINPYKRFPVYTFRCAKLYRGKRRSEVPPHIFAISDGAYVNMLTNHENQSMLITGESGAGKTENTKKVIAYFATVGAAQKKDPSQDKGKGSLEDQVVQTNPVLEAFGNAKTVRNDNSSRFGKFIRIHFGPSGKLAGADIETYLLEKARVISQQALERSYHIFYQMMSGSVSGLKDMCLLSNDIHDYYIVSQGKTTIPNVDDGEECLLTDQAFDILGFTQEEKDNVYKITAAVMHMGCMKFKQRGREEQAEADGTEDGDKVAKLLGVDCADLYKNLLKPRIKVGNEFVTQGRNKDQVTNSVGALCKGMFDRLFKWLVKKCNETLDTKQKRQHFIGVLDIAGFEIFDFNGFEQLCINFTNEKLQQFFNHHMFVLEQEEYQREGIEWTFIDFGMDLQNCIDLIEKPMGILSILEEESMFPKATDQTFVEKLNNNHLGKSAPYLKPKPPKPGCQAAHFAIGHYAGNVGYNITGWLEKNKDPLNDTVVDQFKKGANKLLVEIFADHPGQSGDAGAGGGGGKGGRGKKGGGFATVSSAYREQLNNLMTTLRSTQPHFVRCIIPNELKQAGLIDSHLVMHQLTCNGVLEGIRICRKGFPNRMVYPDFKLRYKILAPQAAEKETDPKKIAQVILEATGLDVESYRLGHTKVFFRAGVLGQMEELRDDRLSKIVSWLQAYIRGYLSRKDFKKLQEQRLALQVVQRNLRKYLQLRTWPWWKLWQRVKPLLNVTRIEDEIAKLEEKAQKAQEAFEKEEKLRKEVEALNSKLLEEKQALLASLEGEKGSLSETQERANKLQAQKADLEGQLRDTQDRLTQEEDARNQLFQAKKKLEQEISGLKKDVEDLELNVQKAEQDKATKDHQIRNLNDEIAHQDELINKLNKEKKLQGESNQKTSEELQAAEDKVNHLNKVKQKLEQTLDELEDSLEREKKLRGDVEKQRRKVEGDLKLTQEAVSDLERNKKELEQTIQRKDKEISSLTAKLEDEQSLVSKVQKQIKELQARIEELEEEVESERQARAKAEKQRADLARELEELGERLEEAGGATSAQIELNKKREAELSKLRRDLEEANIQHESTLANLRKKHNDAVAEMGEQLDQLNKLKAKAEKERSQYFSEVNDLRAGLDHLSNEKAAQEKIVKQLQHQLNEVQSKADESNRTLNDLDAAKKKLSIENSDLLRQLEEAESQVSQLSKIKVSLTTQLEDTKRLADEEARERATLLGKFRNLEHDLDNIREQVEEEAEGKADLQRQLSKANAEAQLWRSKYESEGVARSEELEEAKRKLQARLAEAEETIESLNQKVVALEKTKQRLATEVEDLQLEVDRATAIANAAEKKQKAFDKIIGEWKLKVDDLAAELDASQKECRNYSTELFRLKGAYEEGQEQLEAVRRENKNLADEVKDLLDQIGEGGRNIHEIEKARKRLEAEKDELQAALEEAEAALEQEENKVLRAQLELSQVRQEIDRRIQEKEEEFENTRKNHQRALDSMQASLEAEAKGKAEALRMKKKLEADINELEIALDHANKANAEAQKNIKRYQAQIKDLQTALEEEQRARDDAREQLGISERRANALQNELEESRTLLEQADRARRQAEQELGDAHEQLNELSAQSASLSAAKRKLESELQTLHSDLDELLNEAKNSEEKAKKAMVDAARLADELRAEQEHAQTQEKLRKALEQQIKELQVRLDEAEANALKGGKKAIQKLEQRVRELENELDGEQRRHADAQKNLRKAERRIKELTFQAEEDRKNHERMQDLVDKLQQKIKTYKRQIEEAEEIAALNLAKFRKAQQELEEAEERADLAEQAISKFRGKGRAGSAARGVSPAPQRTRPAFDGFGTFPPRFDLAPENDF, from the exons ATGCCGAAGCCACAAGTACAAGAGGGTGAGGACCCCGATCCGACCCCATACCTGTTCGTCTCTCTCGAACAAAAGCGTATCGACCAGAGCAAGCCCTACGATGGCAAGAAGGCTTGCTGGGTTCCAGACGAAAAAGAGGGCTTCGTGCAGGGTGAAATTAAGGCCACCAAGGGTGACCTGGTGACCGTCAACCTTCCCGGAGGCGAG ACCAAAGACTTCAAGAAGGACCTAGTAGCACAAGTCAACCCGCCTAAGTACGAAAAATGTGAGGATATGTCCAATTTGACATACCTCAACGACGCTTCGGTTTTGTATAACTTGAAGCAGAGATATTACCATAAGCTTATTTAC ACTTACTCGGGTCTCTTCTGTGTGGCCATCAACCCTTACAAGAGATTCCCCGTGTACACCTTCCGATGTGCCAAGCTTTACCGAGGCAAGCGTCGTTCGGAAGTGCCACCCCACATTTTCGCCATTTCCGACGGCGCCTACGTCAACATGTTAACCAACCACGAAAATCAATCTATGTTGATTAC TGGTGAGTCTGGTGCCGGAAAGACTGAGAACACGAAGAAGGTAATTGCTTACTTCGCCACCGTTGGTGCTGCGCAAAAGAAAGACCCGTCGCAGGACAAAGGAAAGGGATCCCTGGAAGACCAGGTCGTCCAAACTAACCCTGTGCTTGAAGCCTTCGGTAACGCCAAGACTGTGCGTAACGACAACTCCTCGCGTTTC GGTAAATTCATCCGTATTCACTTCGGCCCCTCTGGAAAACTGGCTGGTGCTGACATTGAGACCT ACCTGCTCGAGAAGGCTCGTGTAATTTCCCAGCAAGCCCTTGAGCGTTCTTACCACATCTTCTACCAGATGATGTCTGGTTCCGTAAGCGGTCTTAAAG ACATGTGTCTGCTGTCAAACGACATACATGATTATTACATCGTATCGCAAGGAAAAACTACAATCCCAAACGTAGATGATGGCGAGGAATGTCTGTTGACCGAT CAAGCCTTCGACATTCTTGGTTTTACCCAAGAAGAGAAGGACAATGTATACAAGATCACCGCCGCTGTCATGCACATGGGTTGTATGAAGTTCAAGCAGAGGGGTCGTGAGGAACAGGCTGAAGCTGATGGCACTGAG GACGGTGACAAGGTTGCCAAGCTCCTCGGTGTTGACTGCGCTGACTTGTACAAGAACTTGCTGAAGCCCCGCATCAAGGTCGGAAACGAATTCGTGACCCAGGGTCGTAACAAGGACCAAGTCACCAACTCCGTCGGTGCTCTTTGTAAGGGCATGTTCGATCGTCTCTTCAAGTGGCTCGTCAAGAAGTGTAATGAAACCCTAGACACCAAGCAGAAGAGACAGCACTTCATCGGTGTACTGGATATTGCTGGTTTCGAAATCTTCGAC TTCAACGGTTTTGAACAACTCTGCATTAATTTCACCAACGAGAAACTTCAGCAGTTCTTTAACCATCATATGTTCGTGTTGGAACAAGAAGAATACCAACGCGAAGGCATCGAATGGACTTTCATTGATTTTGGCATGGACCTCCAAAATTGCATTGACCTAATTGAAAAG CCCATGGGTATCCTCTCAATTCTTGAGGAAGAGTCTATGTTCCCGAAAGCTACCGACCAGACTTTCGTTGAGAAGTTGAACAACAACCACTTGGGTAAATCTGCTCCTTACCTGAAGCCTAAGCCCCCCAAGCCTGGTTGCCAAGCCGCTCACTTCGCTATTGGTCACTACGCCGGTAAT gtCGGTTACAACATCACTGGCTGGCTTGAAAAGAACAAGGACCCTCTTAACGACACTGTCGTTGACCAATTCAAGAAGGGTGCCAACAAACTGTTGGTGGAAATTTTCGCTGACCATCCTGGCCAGTCTGGTGATGCTGGAGCTGGTGGTGGTGGCGGCAAGG GAGGTCGCGGTAAGAAGGGAGGTGGTTTTGCTACTGTCTCATCTGCCTACAGg GAACAACTTAACAATCTGATGACAACGCTGAGGTCCACTCAACCTCACTTCGTGCGTTGTATCATTCCCAATGAATTGAAACAGGCTG GTCTCATCGACTCTCACCTTGTGATGCACCAGCTCACCTGTAACGGTGTGCTTGAAGGCATCCGTATTTGCCGTAAAGGTTTCCCCAACAGGATGGTCTACCCAGACTTCAAGCTCCG ctACAAGATCCTGGCCCCTCAAGCTGCGGAAAAAGAAACTGACCCTAAGAAAATCGCCCAAGTCATCTTAGAAGCTACGGGCTTGGATGTCGAGTCCTACCGTCTGGGTCATACCAAG GTATTCTTCCGCGCTGGTGTTCTGGGTCAGATGGAAGAATTGCGTGACGACAGGCTGTCTAAGATCGTATCTTGGCTCCAGGCCTACATCCGTGGTTACCTGTCCCGTAAGGACTTCAAGAAGTTGCAGGAACAGAG ATTGGCTCTCCAAGTTGTCCAACGCAACTTGCGCAAGTACTTGCAGCTCCGCACCTGGCCATGGTGGAAACTGTGGCAGAGGGTCAAGCCCCTCCTCAACGTCACCCGCATCGAGGATGAGATCGCG AAACTGGAGGAGAAGGCTCAAAAAGCCCAGGAGGCGTTTGAGAAGGAAGAAAAACTCCGCAAGGAGGTTGAGGCCCTCAACTCTAAACTGCTTGAGGAGAAGCAAGCCCTACTTGCTTCCCTCGAGGGAGAAAAGGGTTCTCTCTCTGAAACCCAGGAGCGTGCCAACAAACTCCAGGCACAGAAGGCTGATCTCGAGGGTCAACTTAgg gACACGCAAGACCGTCTCACCCAGGAAGAGGATGCCCGCAACCAACTATTCCAAGCCAAGAAGAAGTTGGAGCAGGAAATCTCTGGTTTAAAGAAAGATGTAGAAGACCTCGAATTAAACGTCCAGAAGGCTGAACAGGATAAGGCTACCAAGGACCACCAAATCCGCAACTTAAACGATGAAATCGCCCACCAGGACGAGCTCATTAACAAACTCAACAAGGAAAAGAAACTTCAAGGAGAATCTAACCAGAAGACCTCTGAGGAGCTGCAAGCCGCTGAGGACAAGGTTAACCACCTCAACAAGGTCAAGCAGAAGCTCGAGCAGACCCTTGATGAGCTCGAAGACTCATTGGAGCGTGAAAAGAAACTGCGCGGTGATGTTGAAAAGCAGAGGAGGAAGGTTGAAGGCGACCTTAAACTTACCCAGGAAGCCGTCTCCGACCTCGAACGCAACAAAAAGGAACTCGAACAAACCATTCAGCGCAAGGACAAGGAAATCTCTTCTCTCACTGCCAAGCTCGAAGACGAACAATCTTTGGTCAGCAAGGTCCAGAAACAGATCAAAGAACTGCAAGCCCGCATCGAGGAACTGGAAGAGGAAGTCGAATCCGAACGCCAGGCCCGTGCTAAGGCTGAGAAGCAGCGCGCTGATCTTGCTCGTGAACTCGAAGAGCTGGGTGAACGTCTTGAGGAAGCCGGTGGTGCCACCTCTGCTCAAATTGAACTTAACAAGAAGCGTGAGGCTGAGCTCAGCAAACTCCGTCGTGACTTGGAAGAAGCTAACATTCAGCACGAGTCCACCCTCGCTAACCTCCGCAAGAAGCACAACGATGCCGTTGCGGAAATGGGTGAGCAACTCGACCAGCTCAACAAGCTTAAGGCTAA GGCTGAGAAAGAGCGCTCTCAATACTTTAGCGAAGTCAATGACCTTCGCGCCGGTCTCGACCACTTGTCCAACGAAAAG GCTGCTCAAGAAAAGATCGTCAAGCAACTTCAACACCAGCTCAACGAGGTTCAAAGCAAGGCTGATGAATCCAACCGCACCCTCAATGACCTGGATGCCGCTAAGAAGAAGTTGTCCATTGAGAACTCCGACCTGCTCCGCCAGTTGGAGGAGGCTGAGTCCCAGGTGTCGCAGCTCTCCAAGATTAAGGTGTCTCTCACCACTCAGCTGGAAGACACCAAGAGGCTCGCCGACGAAGAGGCCAGG GAACGCGCTACTTTGCTTGGCAAATTCCGCAACCTCGAACACGACTTGGACAACATCCGCGAGCAAGTGGAAGAGGAAGCCGAAGGCAAGGCTGACTTACAGCGTCAACTGTCGAAGGCTAACGCTGAAGCTCAACTCTGGCGCTCCAAGTACGAGTCCGAGGGTGTTGCCCGCTCCGAGGAACTCGAGGAAGCCAAGCGCAAGCTCCAAGCTCGTCTTGCCGAAGCCGAAGAAACCATCGAATCTCTCAACCAGAAGGTTGTTGCTCTCGAAAAGACCAAGCAGCGCCTTGCCACCGAAGTCGAGGACTTGCAACTCGAGGTTGACCGTGCCACCGCCATCGCTAACGCTGCTGAGAAGAAGCAAAAGGCCTTTGATAAGATCATCGGTGAATGGAAGCTCAAGGTTGATGACCTTGCTGCCGAACTTGATGCCAGCCAAAAGGAATGCCGTAACTACTCTACCGAATTATTCCGCCTTAAGGGTGCCTACGAGGAAGGTCAGGAACAACTCGAGGCCGTGCGCCGTGAAAACAAGAACCTCGCCGATGAAGTCAAGGATCTGCTTGATCAGATTGGCGAAGGTGGCCGCAACATCCACGAAATCGAGAAGGCCAGGAAGCGTCTTGAAGCTGAAAAAGACGAACTCCAGGCCGCTCTCGAGGAAGCCGAAGCAGCTCTTGAGCAGGAAGAAAACAAGGTTCTGCGTGCTCAACTCGAGCTGTCTCAGGTTAGACAGGAAATTGACAGGAGGATCCAGGAGAAGGAAGAGGAATTCGAGAATACCCGCAAGAACCACCAACGTGCCTTGGACTCTATGCAAGCTTCCCTTGAAGCAGAAGCTAAGGGCAAGGCTGAGGCCCTGCGCATGAAGAAGAAGTTGGAGGCTGACATCAATGAACTCGAGATCGCCCTCGACCACGCTAACAAGGCTAACGCTGAAGCCCAGAAGAACATTAAACGTTACCAGGCACAGATCAAGGACCTCCAAACTGCCTTGGAAGAAGAACAGCGTGCTCGTGATGATGCCCGCGAACAGCTTGGAATCTCAGAGCGTCGTGCTAACGCCCTCCAAAATGAGCTCGAGGAATCTCGTACGCTCCTTGAACAAGCCGACCGTGCTCGTCGTCAAGCTGAACAAGAACTTGGTGATGCCCACGAACAGCTCAACGAACTTTCTGCTCAAAGCGCTTCCCTCTCTGCTGCTAAGAGGAAACTCGAGTCTGAGCTCCAAACCCTGCACTCTGACCTTGACGAACTCCTTAACGAGGCTAAGAACTCCGAGGAGAAGGCAAAGAAAGCCATGGTTGATGCAGCCAGGCTTGCCGACGAACTCCGTGCTGAGCAAGAACACGCCCAGACCCAGGAGAAGCTTCGCAAGGCACTTGAACAGCAGATCAAGGAATTGCAAGTCAGACTTGATGAAGCTGAAGCTAACGCACTCAAGGGAGGCAAGAAGGCCATCCAGAAACTTGAACAAAGAGTAAGGGAGCTTGAAAACGAGCTTGATGGTGAACAGAGGAGGCACGCTGATGCACAGAAGAACCTGCGCAAGGCTGAAAGACGCATCAAGGAATTGACCTTCCAGGCCGAAGAAGACCGCAAGAACCATGAACGCATGCAGGATCTGGTCGACAAACTGCAGCAGAAGATCAAGACCTACAAGAGGCAGATCGAAGAAGCCGAAGAGATCGCCGCCCTTAACTTGGCTAAGTTCCGTAAGGCACAGCAAGAATTGGAAGAAGCCGAAGAAAGGGCAGACCTTGCCGAGCAAGCTATCAGCAAATTCCGTGGCAAGGGACGCGCGGGATCAGCTGCGAGAGGAGTTAGTCCAGCG CCCCAACGTACGCGCCCCGCCTTTGACGGTTTCGGCACCTTCCCACCAAGGTTCGACCTGGCGCCCGAAAACGATTTCTAA